Proteins from a genomic interval of Odontesthes bonariensis isolate fOdoBon6 chromosome 7, fOdoBon6.hap1, whole genome shotgun sequence:
- the nudt7 gene encoding peroxisomal coenzyme A diphosphatase NUDT7 — MRIKEETIATLKQFDIGEKFSYLPVLPKASVLIPLFVRGGELYTLMTLRSKELRTSAGEVCFPGGKRDPSDQDDVDTALREAKEEIGVQPEDVQVVCTLFPIINKRGLLVTPVVGFIEETFCPTPNPAEVSAVFTVPLDFFTSQKDHYITHGAAGMIGPLHSFYYVDPHSDSQYHIWGLTAILAILVAALALRKKPEFDVGFDSEDPLSFFQQILHSRLSKL, encoded by the exons ATGCGTATAAAAGAGGAAACGATAGCCACTTTAAAGCAGTTTGACATTGGAGAAAAGTTCTCCTATCTACCGGTGCTGCCCAAAGCCTCAGTGCTGATCCCCCTGTTTGTGAGGGGTGGAGAGCTGTACACCTTAATGACTCTACGTTCAAAAGAG CTGAGGACCAGTGCTGGTGAGGTGTGTTTTCCAGGTGGAAAGAGAGACCCCAGTGACCAGGATGATGTGGACACAGCCCTGAGAGAGGCAAAGGAGGAGATAGGTGTACAGCCTGAGGATGTTCAGGTTGTCTGCACATTGTTCCCAATCATCAATAAG AGAGGTCTGTTGGTGACCCCGGTAGTTGGCTTCATAGAGGAGACATTTTGTCCCACTCCAAACCCGGCTGAGGTCAGTGCTGTGTTCACAGTCCCACTGGACTTCTTCACCAGTCAGAAGGACCACTACATTACCCACGGTGCTGCCGGGATGATTGGACCTTTGCACTCATTTTATTATGTGGACCCACATTCAGATAGTCAATACCACATATGGGGGCTGACGGCTATATTGGCGATACTGGTCGCTGCCCTTGCTCTGAGGAAAAAACCTGAGTTTGATGTTGGTTTCGACTCTGAGGATCCATTATCTTTCTTCCAACAGATTCTGCATAGTAGACTTAGTAAACTCTGA